The following are encoded in a window of Astyanax mexicanus isolate ESR-SI-001 chromosome 6, AstMex3_surface, whole genome shotgun sequence genomic DNA:
- the si:ch211-1i11.3 gene encoding mitogen-activated protein kinase kinase kinase 5 — MYTTERRRMSLHEVKRRDPVRVSAGSLWQDPLALELSATSKSSVSPRSRSRALSVVYIAVEDASVAQTEENLSLRCLREACADSHALLHTLPFACIALGTSDTLDSFYNADVAVVEMSDSFRQPSLFYHLGVRESFSMTNNIILYCNKQENDLQVLKEQCGSYTFIPYMVSPQGKVFACDANLMRGIKELLQPNFVIEPLLTPLVDCLVKLLENVHINASEYFHESIRREIRVARERFSGQALSQELGRIQKRLDTVELFSPDVVMSLLLSYRDIQDYESIINLVETLNNLPMCMVAAQPNIKFQYIFALNRRNHAGDRAKALSAILPVVESGDQVASDVYCLCGRIYKDMFLSSGFTDTHSRDQACYWYGKAFEMEPALHSGINNVVLLMAAGHEFDTSIELRKIGVTLSSLLGRKGSLEKMQDYWDVGFYLGAGILANEHKKVIEASEKLYRLNAPMWYLGSVMETYILYKQFAKPPEVRHPKQDMVDFWMELMVQACKPTVSTARCPVLILEPTKVFQPTIVSVNEEDQSRTVQLKHVNPLKKGLHKWTFPASAIRGVSISKFDERSCFLYVLYNSDDFQLCFPSDLHCKGFCELVSSLIGQNDATGDDPGPVSGGELEFMYEKGENGEKAVLGRGTYGVVYAGRDLSNQVRIAIKEIPEKDSTYSQPLHEEIALHKRLKHRNIVQYLGSVSEGGFIKIFMEEVPGGSLSSLLRSQWGPLKDNEPTIVFYTKQILEGLKYLHDNQIVHRDIKGDNVLINTYSGVLKISDFGTSKRLAGINPCTETFTGTLQYMAPEIIDQGPRGYGKPADIWSLGCTIIEMATGKPPFHELGSPQAAMFKVGMFKIHPNVPESMSEEAKACLMCCFESNPDKRATASELLKNAFLRGSPRKRIRLMPESTGPEPITAGEYQRSMSVPIVVQDMDNTRTDLSSSLDLRRSMTRVKESNISESPPSSNGFLGVPEEPQTDMASPAVSGENLGLFLLRKDSERRDTLHRVLTDHISHVVAHIQESLPQTEEPSITSEHIKQLIGCLRENIRSPDRKQLTNRLLKLRSSLHSDAVPLSSLQAALFSFQDAVKKVLRQRQVKPHWMFALDNLLRQAVHDAITVLLPELKLQLQSSFEVEEGSPESEKPRKGSQDPAVESPKDKHSSQYPEQQRVEAKSPSLSNGLLSSCSPLAQEFTQLCQETRRLLTQLSEKEKEYQELLRNSMQSKQKEIEALKVKVPPENSGNKLVFQNPQTLPMLRWLRAVPVDEHTINTLVAHGFTLDSLVHMACKDDLRYCGIKGGMLCRIWRAISMQRTSHLSSVSEESEETIL, encoded by the exons ATGTACACGACGGAGCGCAGGCGCATGAGCCTGCACGAAGTCAAGCGCAGAGACCCGGTCCGAGTTTCCGCTGGAAGTTTATGGCAGGACCCCCTGGCTCTCGAGCTGAGCGCTACCAGTAAGAGCTCGGTGTCCCCCCGCAGCCGAAGCCGAGCCCTGTCCGTGGTGTACATCGCCGTGGAGGACGCCTCCGTGGCGCAGACCGAGGAGAACCTGTCCCTGCGCTGCCTGAGAGAAGCCTGCGCAGACTCACACGCGCTCCTGCACACGCTCCCCTTCGCCTGCATAGCGCTGGGCACCTCGGATACACTGGATAGTTTCTACAACGCAG ATGTGGCAGTTGTTGAAATGAGTGACTCTTTCCGGCAGCCCTCACTCTTCTATCACCTCGGAGTGAGAGAGAGTTTTAGCATGACCAACAACATAATACTGTACTGCAACAAGCAAGAGAACGACCTTCAAGTGCTTAAG GAGCAGTGTGGGAGTTATACCTTCATCCCATACATGGTGTCACCTCAAGGAAAAGTGTTTGCTTGTGATGCAAATTTAATGCGAGGGATCAAGGAGCTGCTGCAGCCGAACTTTGTTATTGAACCGCTGCTGACCCCTTTAGTGGACTGTTTGGTAAAGCTGCTGGAAAACGTACATATTAATGCAAG TGAATATTTCCATGAGTCAATTCGGCGTGAAATCCGTGTGGCACGGGAGCGCTTCAGTGGGCAAGCCCTGAGTCAAGAGCTTGGCCGAATCCAGAAGCGTCTGGACACTGTGGAACTTTTTAGCCCTGATGTTGTCATGAGCCTTCTGCTGTCCTACCGTGATATTCAg GACTACGAGTCTATAATTAATCTGGTGGAAACCCTGAATAACCTGCCCATGTGCATGGTGGCAGCACAGCCAAACATCAAATTTCAGTACATATTTGCTCTGAACAG GAGGAATCACGCTGGTGACCGTGCCAAAGCCTTATCAGCTATTCTGCCCGTAGTTGAGTCAGGAGACCAGGTGGCATCAGACGTGTACTGCCTCTGTGGACGCATTTATAAAGACATGTTTTTGAGCTCCGGGTTTACTGACACACACAGCCGTGACCAGGCCTGCTACTG GTATGGTAAGGCCTTTGAGATGGAACCTGCTCTCCACTCAGGCATCAACAATGTTGTCCTTCTCATGGCTGCGGGCCATGAATTTGATACCTCTATTGAGCTGCGCAAGATTG GCGTCACACTAAGCAGTCTGCTTGGGCGGAAAGGCAGCCTGGAGAAGATGCAGGACTACTGGGATGTTGGCTTTTACCTCGGGGCTGGGATTCTGGCCAATGAGCACAAGAAGGTCATAGAGGCCTCTGAAAAACTCTACCGACTTAATGCCCCAATGTG GTATCTGGGTTCTGTCATGGAGACGTATATACTATACAAGCAATTTGCCAAACCCCCAGAAGTAAGGCACCCCAAGCAGGACATGGTGGACTTTTGGATGGAGTTAATGGTTCAAGCATGCAAGCCTACTGTTTCCACCGCCCGCTGCCCT GTCCTGATCTTAGAGCCCACCAAAGTGTTCCAGCCCACTATAGTGAGCGTGAATGAGGAGGATCAAAGCCGCACAGTGCAACTAAAACATGTTAACCCACTGAAG AAAGGTCTCCATAAATGGACTTTCCCTGCATCTGCAATTCGTGGAGTGAG CATCTCGAAATTTGATGAGCGGAGCTGCTTCCTGTATGTCCTTTATAACTCTGATGATTTCCAGCTGTGCTTTCCCAGTGATCTGCACTGCAAAGG gttCTGTGAGCTGGTCAGCTCTCTGATAGGTCAGAATGATGCTACAGGGGATGACCCTGGCCCTGTCAGTGGAGGGGAGTTAGAG TTCATGTATGAGAAAGGGGAGAATGGAGAGAAGGCAGTGCTGGGGAGAGGCACGTATGGAGTGGTGTATGCTGGGAGAGACCTGAGCAACCAAGTGCGCATTGCTATCAAGGAGATCCCAGAAAAGGATAGCAC GTACTCTCAACCACTTCATGAAGAGATAGCCTTACACAAGAGGCTGAAACACCGCAACATTGTTCAGTACCTGGGATCGGTCAGTGAGGGTGGCTTCATCAAGATTTTCATGGAGGAGGTGCCAGGAG GAAGTTTGTCCTCACTCTTAAGGTCACAGTGGGGTCCTCTGAAAGATAATGAGCCCACTATCGTCTTCTACACCAAGCAGATTCTGGAAGGACTGAAATACCTACATGATAATCAGATAGTTCACAGAGATATTAAG GGTGACAATGTCCTGATTAACACATACAGTGGTGTACTCAAGATATCAGACTTTGGAACATCTAAAAGACTAGCAGGAATCAACCCATGCACAGAGACCTTCACAG gtACACTGCAGTACATGGCGCCAGAGATTATAGACCAAGGCCCACGAGGATACGGAAAGCCAGCAGATATCTGGTCTTTAGGCTGTACGATCATTGAGATGGCCACAGGGAAACCCCCTTTCCATGAACTTGGAAGTCCGCAGGCTGCAATGTTTAAG GTGGGCATGTTTAAGATCCACCCCAATGTGCCAGAGTCCATGTCGGAGGAGGCCAAAGCTTGCTTAATGTGCTGCTTCGAGTCTAACCCAGACAAGAGAGCCACAGCCTCTGAGCTGTTGAAGAATGCCTTCCTTAGGGGCAGTCCCAGGAAAAGGATCAGGCTCATGCCAGAATCAACTGGGCCTGAGCCCATCACAGCTG GAGAGTACCAGAGGAGCATGTCTGTGCCTATAGTTGTGCAGGACATGGACAACACCAGGACTGACCTGTCCAGCTCTCTTGACCTGAGGAGAAGCATGACCCGTGTCAAAGAAAGTAACATCTCAGAGAGTCCTCCCAGTAGCAATGGCTTCTTAGG TGTGCCAGAGGAGCCTCAAACCGACATGGCGAGTCCTGCTGTGTCAGGAGAGAACCTAGGTCTGTTCCTGCTGAGGAAGGACAGTGAGAGGAGAGACACTCTGCACAGGGTGCTTACAGACCACATCAGCCATGTAGTGGCACACATACAGGAATCACTGCCACAG ACAGAAGAACCATCTATTACCTCAGAGCATATCAAGCAATTGATTGGCTGTCTACGAGAGAACATCAGATCTCCAGACAGGAAACAGCTGACCAACAGACTTCTAAAACTGCGCTCAAGCCTACACTCTGATGCAGTGCCTCTTAGCAGCCTGCAGGCGGCTCTCTTCAGCTTTCAGGATGCT GTGAAGAAGGTGCTGCGACAGAGGCAGGTGAAGCCTCATTGGATGTTTGCTCTGGATAACCTGCTCAGACAAGCTGTGCATGATGCTATTACTGTCCTCCTGCCAG AGCTAAAGCTGCAACTGCAGTCATCGTTCGAGGTGGAGGAGGGATCTCCTGAATCAGAAAAACCCAGAAAGGGCAGCCAGGACCCAGCTGTAGAGTCCCCAAAGGATAAGCACTCATCCCAGTACCCGGAACAGCAGAGAGTGGAGGCCAAAAGTCCCAGTCTGTCCAATGGCCTCCTCAGCAGCTGCAGCCCCCTTGCACAGGAATTTACACAGTTATGCCAGGAGACTAGAAG gTTGCTTACTCAGCTGAGCGAAAAGGAGAAAGAGTACCAGGAGCTTCTGAGGAACTCTATGCAGAGTAAACAGAAGGAGATAGAGGCCCTAAAGGTCAAGGTTCCACCCGAGAACAGTG